One window of uncultured Methanoregula sp. genomic DNA carries:
- a CDS encoding class III extradiol ring-cleavage dioxygenase: protein MTPAPLPTLFVSHGAPVLPLERGVPAREFLALLGARFEGIAAVLCISAHWNTPRPAVNAVLNPATIHDFSGFPHELYGITYSAPGDLDLARRVAGLVESAGLPCDSDTGRGLDHGAWVPLMLMYPEAGIPVVQLSIQGHLDPVRHFALGDAIASLRHEGVLVIGSGGAVHPLGDPTVPLGEGLPTEGWAIRFNDWLNHAVTTGDRRSLVRYREIAPAAAHAQPYPDHFMPLLVTMGAAGPGAKGTILHQSWYWGNLGMGAFEFR, encoded by the coding sequence ATGACCCCGGCACCGCTTCCCACGCTCTTCGTCTCGCACGGCGCCCCGGTCCTGCCGCTGGAACGGGGCGTGCCGGCCCGGGAATTTCTCGCCTTACTTGGCGCCCGGTTTGAGGGTATTGCAGCAGTGCTCTGTATCTCGGCCCACTGGAATACACCCCGGCCTGCCGTGAATGCGGTGCTGAACCCTGCAACCATCCACGATTTCTCCGGGTTTCCCCATGAGCTCTACGGGATCACGTATTCTGCGCCGGGAGACTTGGATCTTGCCCGCCGTGTTGCCGGTCTCGTGGAATCAGCAGGCCTCCCGTGCGATTCCGATACCGGCCGCGGTCTCGATCACGGGGCATGGGTGCCCCTGATGCTGATGTATCCGGAAGCCGGCATTCCGGTTGTCCAGCTCTCCATCCAGGGTCATCTCGACCCGGTACGCCACTTTGCCCTTGGCGACGCGATCGCCTCCCTCCGTCACGAGGGCGTGCTTGTCATCGGAAGCGGTGGGGCGGTCCACCCGCTCGGGGATCCCACGGTTCCCCTGGGAGAAGGTCTCCCTACGGAGGGATGGGCAATCCGGTTCAATGACTGGCTGAACCACGCGGTGACAACCGGAGATCGCAGGAGCCTCGTCCGCTACCGTGAGATCGCACCTGCAGCCGCCCATGCCCAGCCGTATCCCGACCACTTCATGCCGCTTCTCGTCACAATGGGTGCCGCCGGGCCGGGGGCAAAAGGAACGATCCTCCACCAGAGCTGGTACTGGGGCAATCTTGGGATGGGTGCGTTTGAGTTTCGCTGA
- a CDS encoding rubrerythrin, with protein MQFKGSKTEKNVLAAFAGESQARNRYTFFASAAKKEGYEQIAAIFLQTAEEEKEHAKMFFKLLKGGDAEITATYPAGVIGSTKENLLAAALGEEMEWGTIYPGFAATATKEGFKDIASVFRMVAKVEEHHQARYTKLHENLVNGTIFKSEMPVKWYCRNCGYVHEGKVAPARCPVCEHPKAYFEITAENY; from the coding sequence ATGCAGTTCAAAGGCAGCAAGACCGAGAAGAACGTACTCGCGGCATTTGCCGGGGAGTCGCAGGCACGGAACCGCTACACCTTCTTTGCAAGCGCAGCAAAGAAAGAGGGCTACGAGCAGATCGCGGCGATCTTTTTGCAGACCGCAGAAGAAGAGAAGGAACATGCAAAAATGTTTTTCAAACTGCTGAAAGGAGGGGATGCCGAGATTACCGCAACCTACCCCGCAGGTGTGATCGGGAGCACGAAGGAGAACCTTCTCGCTGCAGCGCTGGGAGAGGAGATGGAATGGGGCACCATCTACCCGGGATTTGCGGCAACGGCAACAAAGGAAGGGTTCAAGGATATTGCCTCCGTCTTCAGGATGGTGGCAAAAGTCGAGGAGCACCACCAGGCACGCTATACAAAACTGCACGAGAACCTGGTGAATGGAACCATTTTCAAATCGGAGATGCCCGTAAAATGGTATTGCCGGAACTGCGGGTACGTCCACGAAGGAAAGGTGGCTCCCGCCAGGTGCCCGGTCTGCGAACACCCGAAGGCATACTTCGAGATAACCGCAGAGAACTATTGA